A segment of the Ipomoea triloba cultivar NCNSP0323 chromosome 1, ASM357664v1 genome:
TCCACAAAATGTAGGTCTTCCCGCCTCTTCATCTCAGATGGCACCACATCAGCTCGCATATCAGCACATACACcaacagcagcaacaacagTTGCAGCAACAACTTCAGGGTTTCTGGGCAAATCAATACCAAGAAATTGAACAGGTTTCTGATTTCAAGAACCATAGCTTGCCGTTGGCAAGGATCAAGAAAATCATGAAGGCAGACGAAGATGTTAGGATGATATCAGCAGAAGCACCTGTTGTTTTTGCCCGGGCTTGTGAGATGTTTATCCTTGAGCTGACACTGCGTGCATGGAACCACACAGAGGAGAACAAAAGGAGGACACTTCAGAAAAACGACATTGCTGCAGCCATTACAAGGACTGACATCTTTGATTTCCTGGTTGACATTGTGCCAAGAGAGGATTTGAAAGATGAGGTGCTTGCATCAATCCCTAGAGGGACCCTTCCTGTTGGAGGACCTGCAGAGCTTCCATACTACTACATGCAAGCACAATCTGCTCCTCAGGTTGGAACCTCAGGGATGTATATGGGTAAGCCAGTGGATCAAGCTCCTTATGGGCAGCAGCCTCGTCCCTACATGGCTCAGCCAATGTGGcctcagcagcagcagcaaccaCCATCCGACTCATAAGCAGGAGTTAGGAACCGGGATGAAATGTGAGTTGTTTTTTTACATCGCACCAGTGGAATTACTAATCCATTTGCCTTTTAATCAATGCTTAGGCTCCTTCACCTGCTCTCCTACACATCTTTGATTACGAtatcaaatgaaaattgaatCAGCTCTATTCATGTAGGGTTTTATACTTGCCTAGGGGTTAGGAATTTATTGGCTTTGGTCAACCAATCTATGCcttataatatactttttttgggtgacaagggAAACCTACAATCACTACCCGAGGGTGTGTACTAAATAAATCCCACCTTGTGACTCTAGCCACCAAAGGACCACCTTGTGACTCTAGCCgccaaaggaccacaaggaggtaaatcaaccATAGCTGAAAGAAGGCTAGGATTTGAACTgagtgaccttgtggttacaagtttgtatctaTAGCCATCTTGACGGGATTACCCCTCCTTATAATATACTTGTTGCTTGAGTGTGTGGATGTTGTCTATACTTTATTTACACCTCATCTGATTTCTACTAAAACTCAAGGGTAGGTTGGAGAAACAAAGTAGGAGTTAGAAGCAGATGAGAGTGCCCATCTAATATTTTAACCTGGATATGTTTCCCACTCTCTTCAACACATCTGTAGCATATCAATTTATATGGTTTGCAGTGTTTATATATTGCTGGAGTATTAACTCATCATCTACTTCAACATTGCGTTTGCAGAATATTACTACCTGAGCACTGGACACATCATTGAGCAAGCAGGCTGCATAGTATAAAAGTGAATATAGGCTGGAAAATGAAGCACCCAGCTTCCTGTTGTTTTTTTTATAGTGTAGCTCAATCTGGCATGCAATAAACTATATGCCTTCTAtcatgtatattttaatttaaaagtgaaaaagaatgttgttaaggttgtaatATTGTGAGATATAAGTAATGCCAAATGTTTAGGTTGTTTTGTGCCTCTGTGTGCTGTTTTTTTCTGCCCTGGTGTATGCACTGATCTCCCATTAGTTATTCCGTGTGTCTTGACAATTTTactcaaaacaaaaagaatcaaATTTACTTTGGGGTAATTTTTTGTAGTTATTGTTTATACTTttacattaattataataatttttatttaatctaCAGGAAATAGTTAAGTGAAGATATCTGTCATTCTCTTATGTTTGATGAAGTAGTTGGGTAATTCAAAGATGAATTGAACTGCATTAGTAAGCTTTACTAGAATTACACTTAACAGTTAACATCTGTATTGGGGAGGGGAGGTTGATGGGTTTTTTTTCTGTGAAGAGTGCCTACAGATTTTTGGTAGGGGAGTGTGGTCAGGATAATTGGGTGAGCAACTGATTCCTCCAAAAACCAAAAATTAAATGCTTTTTCTGAAATTTATGTTCTGTCTTTAGTCTTTACCAACAAAACATGGGTTGAGGGCTAGACGAATGCCTTGTGATAGTGTGTCAGTGTGTTATGTGGTAACGAAGGGGAATCTGCAATGCATGTGTTTGCGGAGTGTGGTTTTGTTACAAATGTTTGGGCTGCCTATGGGATGAATTGGGGGAGAGTGggcatattatcaaataatgtacatttaatgcacaaataatacacttttagtgtattaaaatgtacattgtatttataaaaagtacattatttaagtactgaaagtgaAAGTgtatgttcaaaaaaaaaaagtactgaaagtgcattattttatataatacacattcaatacacgaataatgtatttttaatatattaaaaatatactttttaatattatggtccacacaataatttgccttgagGGGATGCAGGGGCGGGGGGAGGGTTGGTATGTAGGAGTGGTTGTTGGATAAGTTTGATAGGTTGTcactagtactgtcaaagcatGTTGGCCTGCCCCATTAGGCTCGTCCCACCGCAGGCCTAATTTTTAACAGGTTTTTGCGGGCCGACCTAGCGGGCTAGGGTCATGCAACCCTAGCTCGCCCCATGCGATTGGCGGGCCCCgcgaactttttaaaaaaattattttttaatatttttaaatataaatagataaaaataaataaattaatatatatatatatataaaaacttagTTGCGAACACAGTACACTAAGATTATatgacaatttatatcgtggaccaagattgtgcaccccgtaccaaaacgatgtcattttggtcatttaaattaatggtttttttttttaaatcatgtttcccgtttcggccggtctgtgtatttgtgttaatattctatgtattctttaaagacattctgtgtattgtagactacaattctgtgtattcatgttaggggtacttaaacataggttgtgacgtgttttgtgtattcgaatgttaggagaatgatttctgtgtagttgtgtcaatattctgtataTTTTCTCaagtcattatgtgtattctagacaaggattttgtgtattcatgttagtgatACTTAAATACaggggtgatgtgtttgtgtatttgatgttttcatattctgtgtattctttgaagacattctgtgtattgtagactacgattatgtgtattcatattaagggtacttaaacataggttgtgacgtgttttgtgtattcgaatgttaggaggatgatttctgtgtagttgtgttaaTATTCTCTGTATTCACTTaagtcattatgtgtattctagacaaggattctgtgtattctaaataatgaattccctgaagtcattcaCGTCCGTcgtccactaacaccgaaacgacgtcgtttcggacactgtggaccctggtccacgatataacgattgagattatatatataatcttagtGTGTACAGTGTACTGTGTTCGCATGCGAACACAATACACAagtttatatgtatataaatcatttcttttataAAAAGAGTTTGGCCCGCGGGTCACTTTTTTTGTAGCCCTATCCGTCCCACCGTGGGGCGGGTACAGGACAGTCCGCGGGcttcggcccactttgacagtactagttGACATGATGAGaactttgttattttattaatctgTCTGTCCCATTTTGCCTGTCTTGTTTaatattcattggtcaaactaattttttcttccttacttattttctttaataatttttaataatttttaaatttaattttttatgtttaataatacttttaatgtagtttttaaatatataaattttatatactaatattaaactaagcatgtgtttggttcatacggtaaataaatacatattaatactagttttatacgcgcattgcgcgaatgggttaatgcccaatgtttatatttaaataaatatttgaaagtatataatgcaagattatataggagaagtttatacatgggtaattgaatgtcgaatttttttatttaaatatctaactcaaagtatatgaatccaagataatatagaaaattcattataattattactaaaataaatgtttgcaaccttgtaaaattgatagtctaaatatttggtctaaaaatgatagtctaaatataaatactacttttaatttaaatttttctaagtgctcttaattctcttttgagtaacattgtcattgtcttcatctttactatttgttctcttccttttggttggtagtgtgttatttgcatttcggttattgttggtagcatagatgaaaacgtcatgcaatgagattatgatataggagctattgACTTTCCTTTAGGccggtgttctgcttggggttcatttggttcaaccattattgttgaactAGTTTTATACATGCATTgcacgaatgggttaatgcccaattatatttaaataaatatttgaaattatatcaatgcaagattatataggagaagtttatacatgagtaattgaatgtcgaatttttttatttaaatatctaactcaaagtatatgaatccaagataatatataaaattcattataattattactaaaataaatgtttgcaaccttgtacaatcgatagtctaaatatttggtctaaaaatgatagtctaaataaatactacttttaatttaaatttttctaagtgNaaatgtttgcaaccttgtaaaatcgatagtctaaatatttggtctaaaaatgatagtctaaataaatactacttttaatttaaatttttctaagtgtttttaattctcttttgagtaacattgtcattgtcttcatctttactatttgttctcttcctttttgttggtagtgtgttatttgcaattcggatattgttagtagcatagatgacaacgtcatgcaatgagattatgatataggagctatggactttcctttaggtgttctgcttggggttcatttggttcaaccattattgctgaatgagttattgtggataaagaaatccctagtttaagaaaaaagattaaattaattaataaaaatttgaaaatctaaaatattattatgtatttcaaagatattaaaaggtagtttttcacttcaatttgctgggtaatgggttatttgagtactttcattgtcaacaaatcccctaagtagttaatatgattggtttcaaactattcttttttatttttttcatggtattaaagaaatacatatgtatttttttttgtgtaactactaatttatttaattcaataagagtaaaatagagtgattccgcttcaatttgttgggttattatttgagtactctctttgtcaaccaatccccaagtagttaatataattagcttcaaattattttaattttttttcatagtattaataaaatacttggtaaataaatacataacattattttgtactataactttgatatttaattacaagatattgtaaaaataagataatggacaatgtaatgaatatcaattgataaatttgaatgtaaagaatctttgcatgagagaaaataaagacaatataactaatgacattatttctcttatttaatttaatttttcgataatgaataattttttcaaataaaggtattgtagatacataattctaaattaaagaaatacatatgtatcattttttgttgtagctactaatttatttaatttaataaaagtaaaatagagtgagaaacttaattatgtcaaatttgattgagatgaggttcgaacctaagacctttcttatagaaattaatgggtaagttaaaagttaacggaatattaacagagaagagaatatttaacggaaaacttaatggataatcataaaagtaaggttaaattaggtaatctctattaataatattaatctgaattatcttaaccatctatttgattaaataattcatctgaaccatccatttgattaaataatttgaccgccatttttctacccattttaggtctaactctctttggctcttattagtatagtagaaatacgtagttaaatatttttttttttgaaatatcgGGATAATAAATACCTCCAAAACCACCCGCCCTAATTCTACTATATCCCAGCGACTATTGTAAAACCTGAGTCATAAACCTGTAAACCTATCGCAACGACAATCAACGGCACTGCGTTGCCGCCCACCGCGCTACCGCAAgtcaatgtttaaaaaaaaaaatcttttgggTTTTTGTTTTGATGGGTGGTTTCGCTGGTTATGCCTGTGTTTTGGGTGGGATGCAAAAAGATGGCGGATATTATTAGGATACTAATATGGGAAACCTACACTGTAGGGTGCATGTTTACCTTTTTTAACATGCATCTTAACAATGAatcttttataatatttgtttaaaattcgAATACGCAACATTCTACGAAGAGAATATGAAAAGAATACATACGGTGAATAAATACATACTAATAAATACGtagttaaatatattttttttgaaatataggaaTAATAAATACCTCCAAAaccgttttcaaaaaaaaaaaaaaaaaaaacctccaaaaCCACCAACCCTAATTCTACTACATCCCAGCGACTATTGTAAAACCTTAGTAATAAACCTGTAAACCTATCGCAACGACAATCAGCGAGCATTGCGTCACCACTCACCACCCACTGCGCTGCCACAagtgagtgtttaaaaaaaaaaaaaattcttttggatttttgttttgaaatatgatgaaatttgttTTTAGGTTTTTGTTTTAAAGAATGAATTTGCATTAACACTAAGCAGAAAAAATTTAGTTGCTTGTTGTtaaatctattttatttgtttccttCTTTGCTACATATATTATGCATGTTGTAAAAGTCCTCATCAATCATCATGACGTGAAATCTTGAATGACTTGAAGAAACTTCTCAACTTAGAATGCACTTTGAACTCATAGTACACTGTACAGAAAATCTATCATGATAATGTAGGGGGCAAATTAAAGTTATGATTAAGGATTTAATGAGGAACAATacgattttttttccacttatacgtatatactatattttttttccttttaactaCAATACTGTACTCATAAACATATAATACCATAATTTTGTAccttttaactaatttttttgagaaaagctAACATGCATTCTCAGAATGCATTTTTTGCTAATCAAACGTGCATTCCGTGGAAGTACTTTTTCTATCTTTGTTCTCTTTTAAAAAGTGGCCCATTTTTGTATCCACCAAAAAAATTCACCCAACAGTGTTTATGACTCGggaaatgaaactcttatttcaTTAGTGTATGAGTTTTCCAATTAatagggtattccaaacccatagtaatattctaaaaacctatcaaccaaacaataacaatcactttgatactcataccttatgcctaaacccaccaaccaaacacaccctaagtattATTGTTAGGGAATGAATTAACAAGCACTGCGGAAGCGGGTACGGTGATCGCGAATTGAGAATTATTGTAGGAAGTAATAATATGGGAgaaatataaaatgacaaataatgGAATATTAATTTTGGGGAGATTGGAAATATAACTctctataattattgtaaaggaaatattacaatatataaattgctAAGCTTAaattggaaattaaagaaagctAGCAAATGAAAGAAATCCTACGTGAGAATGAACTagagagaaagaagagagaATTGATATGTTGGGGATGATTTGTTCTTGCAAAGGAGAGCCCTATTTATAGTTGCAGAAGAGGGCATCTGATGGTGGAATATATACTTAGAAATGGGTGTCCTTGTGATTGTGTGAGTTGGAAACCATGTGGAGTATGGGCAATAATCTGGGTAGCCATGTGAAGACCCATGTGCTGAGGAATGTGGTGAGTTGTGTTGTAAGGCAAATGATTTGGCCACATGTTATTGTtaacaatctccaccttggacAAATCCACCAGAAATTTAACAACTGGAACAACTAACTAAATTCAAGCAATGTTTGAATTTAGCAATAGGTAGTGGCTTGGTAAGCATGTCCGCTGGGTTCTCCAAAGTGTGAACTTTCTGAACAATGATATCTCCTGCAGCTACAACGTCGCGGATGAAATGGTATCTGacatcaatgtgtttggttttggCGTGATATGTATCATTCTTGGTGAGATGAATAGCACTCTGACTATCAGAAAACACAGTAGTCTGACCCTGTGAAACACCAAGTTCCATGACCAAACCTCGTAGCCAAGTAGCTTCTTTGACACCCTCTGTTGCTGCAATATATTCCGCTTCAGTCGTGGATAAAGCAGCAATAGACTGAAGCGTAGCTTTCCAACTGATAGCACAATTACAGAGAGTGAAAATATAACTAGAAAGCGACCGGCGTCTGTCAAGATCACCACCATAATCAGAATCCAcaaagcccataatattagtAGATACAGAAGAATTCCTATCAAAAACCAAGCCCAAAGAAGATGTACCCTTCAAATACCGTAAAATCCATTTAACGACATTCCAATGTTCCTTACCAGGGTTATGCATATATCGGCTCACAACACTTACAGCATAAGCCAGATCAGGTCTAGTGCATACCATAGCATACATAAGACTTCCAACAGCACTTGAGTAAGGGACCTTTTTCATATAAGCCACATCAGCTTCTGACTTAGGGCATAATTCAGAAGACAACTTAAAGTGTGCACCAAATGGAGTAGACACAGGTTtacaatttgacatattaaatCGATCAAGCACCTTATCAACATACTTTTTCTGGGATAGAAAAAGTTTTCCAGCTTGACGATCCCTGTGTATCTCCATGCCAAGAATCTTCTTTGCTGCACCAAGgtctttcatctcaaactcattgcTTAGTTGAGACTTCAACTTAGTAACAAGAGAAATGTCAGGAGAAGCAATgagcatatcatcaacataaagtaATAGATAGATAAAAGACCCATtagaaaattctttaaaatagaCACAGCTGTCATATTGGCTTCTTGAGAAACCTTGCCCTAACATAAAAGCATCAAACCGCTTATACCATTGCCTTGGAGCTTGCTTCAACCCATAGAGTGATTTCTTCAAGCGACAGACACAATGTTCCTTTCCAGGAACTTCAAACCCCTCAGGTTGATACATGTAAAGTTCCTCATCAAGTTCTCCATGTAGGAATGCAGTCTTTACATCAATTTGCTCCAACTCCAAATCAAACAGAGCAACAAAAGCAAGTAATACACGTATAGAGGTATGACGAACAACTGGAGAAAAAATCTCATTAAAGTCAATACCTTCACGTTGATCGAAACCTCGAACAACCAACCGTGCTTTCCACCTTGCTTTCTCAACCCCAGGGATGCCTTCTTTCATCTTGTAAATCCACTTGCAACTCAATGAGCGTTTACCTTTAGGTAACTCTACCAGCTCCCATGTCTCATTCTTGTGAAGACTTTCAATCTCCTCTTGCATagcaaccaaccacttggaCAAGTTGGCACAGGAAATAGCCTCGGAATAGCAAGACGGATCACCATCAACCTCCTGTGCAACTGAAAGTgcataagcaaccaagtgggtttcatcatcatACCTAGCAGGTTTTGTAATTATCCTCCTAGGTCGATCTTGAGCAATAGAATACTCCCGTTGTGGCTCGACGAGAGGTGCGGtactagtagatgcatcatcaTTGACAATAGTAATATTATCATTAAGCCTAAAATTGAACTCCACCTTCTCTCCAGTACCCTGCTTATCACCTGTGCTGGGTACAATAGAATCTTTTCCAGAAGAAAGTaatgcattttcatcaaaagtgatatctcgACTCAAAATGATCTTTTGAAAATCAGGAGACCATAGACGATACCCTTTTGACTC
Coding sequences within it:
- the LOC116029244 gene encoding nuclear transcription factor Y subunit C-9-like isoform X1, producing the protein MDQHGNGQPPPGMGVVTTSASMPYGAPSFQANQMTGPPLATSVGPIQSPQNVGLPASSSQMAPHQLAYQHIHQQQQQQLQQQLQGFWANQYQEIEQVSDFKNHSLPLARIKKIMKADEDVRMISAEAPVVFARACEMFILELTLRAWNHTEENKRRTLQKNDIAAAITRTDIFDFLVDIVPREDLKDEVLASIPRGTLPVGGPAELPYYYMQAQSAPQVGTSGMYMGKPVDQAPYGQQPRPYMAQPMWPQQQQQPPSDS
- the LOC116029244 gene encoding nuclear transcription factor Y subunit C-9-like isoform X2, with the protein product MDQHGNGQPPPGPPLATSVGPIQSPQNVGLPASSSQMAPHQLAYQHIHQQQQQQLQQQLQGFWANQYQEIEQVSDFKNHSLPLARIKKIMKADEDVRMISAEAPVVFARACEMFILELTLRAWNHTEENKRRTLQKNDIAAAITRTDIFDFLVDIVPREDLKDEVLASIPRGTLPVGGPAELPYYYMQAQSAPQVGTSGMYMGKPVDQAPYGQQPRPYMAQPMWPQQQQQPPSDS
- the LOC116029244 gene encoding nuclear transcription factor Y subunit C-9-like isoform X3; this encodes MDQHGNGQPPPGLPASSSQMAPHQLAYQHIHQQQQQQLQQQLQGFWANQYQEIEQVSDFKNHSLPLARIKKIMKADEDVRMISAEAPVVFARACEMFILELTLRAWNHTEENKRRTLQKNDIAAAITRTDIFDFLVDIVPREDLKDEVLASIPRGTLPVGGPAELPYYYMQAQSAPQVGTSGMYMGKPVDQAPYGQQPRPYMAQPMWPQQQQQPPSDS